One stretch of Arachis hypogaea cultivar Tifrunner chromosome 20, arahy.Tifrunner.gnm2.J5K5, whole genome shotgun sequence DNA includes these proteins:
- the LOC112786255 gene encoding protein FAR-RED IMPAIRED RESPONSE 1-like: protein MNQTDVPKVGMCFGTIEDANQFYQNYAKRIGFVTKIRFTRRVGKDKVPKNQMITCNREGKRKSRVSPIEKTNPRNNYNCPARISIRLNKEGLWIISKVCLDHSHPCDPEMAKLLTHNREMTMHMCRVIERNDEAGVRPSKTYQVLVGAAGGFSKINLMEKDVRNYLSRKVRNVTEEMDAREMLKYFTRMKDMNSYFYFDVELDQNKRLKTIFWADARSRAAYEYFGDVVSFDTTYKTNCYDMPFGSFVGVNHHGNSVLLGCGLLTKENSGSFTWLFNVWLTCMHGKAPKGIITDQCLGIQAEIENVMPETRHRLCIWHITKKISEKFKRHKRYEELQSDLNNIVWESISEDDFQNQWEDFLIEYGLEDNKWLSDIYEERHRWVPIFLNNFFWAGMRSTQRSESMHSYFDKFINNKSLLIQFVKQYDNCLGWKEQQERETDVEDYKSIIPCATNSLIEKQFQGAYTNAKFKEVQKQFRKKANCILHLMKVVSTSKVYSILEDVSTSKERVYEVNYNAETKDITCMCQMFESRGILCRHSLVVLGHERVREIPRRYILDRWSKLVKRRHSDIKSSHDPSLLDPKTKRFDDLCSHSNSVAQFASQTKETSDILHRYLDMAMAECQKHVANSSSNANELDNLLTLEDGGKDALSIFVGGCIISIQDIKSPPYVSTKGRPTNRLGSEKDKMIKKKTEAKKRKSEITEKEDNQHIGDSQSLPFNEQVHPILQDANYNVNEGFESDSMGGSMGGFMSLLNSIHSYQFSNVD, encoded by the exons ATGAATCAGACA GATGTGCCCAAGGTTGGCATGTGTTTTGGAACCATTGAAGATGCAAATCAATTTTATCAGAATTATGCCAAGCGCATTGGTTTTGTTACTAAGATAAGGTTTACCCGAAGAGTTGGTAAAGATAAGGTTCCTAAGAATCAAATGATCACTTGCAATAGGGAGGGGAAACGCAAGTCTAGAGTTTCACCAATAGAAAAGACCAACCCTAGAAACAACTACAATTGCCCCGCAAGGATTTCTATTAGGTTGAATAAGGAGGGTCTTTGGATTATATCGAAGGTGTGTTTGGATCATTCACATCCTTGTGATCCAGAGATGGCAAAACTGTTGACACATAATAGAGAGATGACTATGCACATGTGTCGAGTCATTGAGAGGAATGATGAAGCAGGTGTGAGaccaagcaaaacatatcaaGTATTGGTGGGTGCAGCGGGGGGTTTTTCTAAGATAAACTTAATGGAAAAAGATGTTAGGAACTATCTCAGCAGAAAGGTACGCAATGTTACGGAAGAAATGGATGCTAGGGAGATGTTGAAGTATTTTACACGGATGAAGGATATgaactcttatttttattttgatgttgAACTTGATCAAAACAAGCGTCTCAAAACTATATTTTGGGCTGATGCTCGAAGTAGAGCAGCATATGAGTACTTCGGTGATGTAGTTTCGTTTGATACTACTTATAAAACCAATTGTTACGATATGCCATTTGGTTCCTTTGTGGGGGTTAATCACCATGGTAACTCGGTGCTTCTTGGGTGTGGTTTGTTGACTAAGGAAAATTCAGGCTCGTTTACTTGGTTATTTAATGTTTGGCTTACATGTATGCATGGAAAGGCTCCTAAAGGCATTATAACAGACCAATGCCTCGGAATACAAGCTGAAATTGAGAATGTGATGCCAGAGACACGTCATAGGTTATGCATTTGGCACATTACGAAAAAGATTTcagaaaaattcaaaagacacaAGAGATATGAAGAGTTACAaagtgatttaaataatattgttTGGGAGTCTATTTCAGAAgatgattttcaaaatcaatggGAAGATTTTCTGATTGAATATGGTCTAGAAGATAACAAGTGGCTATCAG ATATCTATGAAGAAAGACATCGATGGGTTCCAATTTTTCTTAACAACTTTTTTTGGGCTGGTATGAGATCCACACAACGAAGTGAGAGTATGCATTCATATTTTGACAAATTTATAAAtaacaagagcttgttgattcaatttgtcaaacaataTGACAATTGTCTTGGATGGAAAGAGCAACAAGAAAGGGAGACTGATGTTGAAGACTATAAATCAATAATACCTTGTGCCACTAATTCCTTAATAGAGAAGCAATTTCAAGGTGCATATACTAATGCAAAGTTTAAGGAAGTACAAAAGCAATTTAGAAAGAAAGCAAATTGTATTTTGCACCTTATGAAAGTAGTTTCTACATCTAAAGTCTATTCTATTTTGGAGGATGTATCTACTTCTAAAGAGAGGGTTTATGAAGTTAACTACAATGCGGAAACGAAGGATATTACATGCATGTGTCAAATGTTTGAATCAAGAGGCATATTATGCCGTCATAGCTTGGTTGTCCTAGGGCATGAACGCGTGAGAGAAATTCCAAGAAGATATATTTTGGACCGTTGGAGCAAACTTGTGAAGCGAAGACACAGTGATATTAAGAGCAGCCATGATCCAAGTTTGTTGGATCCAAAAACAAAGAGGTTTGATGATTTATGCTCCCATTCAAACAGTGTTGCTCAATTTGCATCCCAAACAAAggaaacaagtgatatcttacatCGTTATCTTGATATGGCTATGGCGGAGTGCCAAAAGCATGTTGCTAACTCATCATCTAATGCCAATGAGTTAGATAATTTGCTTACATTAGAAGATGGTGGTAAAGATGCACTGTCCATTTTTGTAGGAGGCTGTATAATAAGCATTCAAGATATTAAAAGCCCTCCTTATGTGTCCACTAAGGGTCGTCCAACAAATAGGCTAGGATCTGAAAAAGACAAGATgataaaaaagaagaccgagGCAAAGAAGAGAAAAAGTGAGATAACCGAAAAAGAG GATAATCAACATATTGGAGATAGTCAAAGTCTCCCTTTCAACGAACAGGTTCATCCAATA CTTCAAGATGCTAACTACAATGTTAATGAGGGATTTGAATCTGATTCAATGGGAGGATCAATGGGAGGATTCATGTCCTTATTGAACTCAATCCATTCATACCAATTCTCAAATGTCGATTGA